The following proteins come from a genomic window of Paenibacillus spongiae:
- a CDS encoding DUF4097 family beta strand repeat-containing protein, with protein MSANKRATRSWARLLSFLIPGAGHLALGQHMKGLLLLAATLTDLVAMVRFADEGGGKYALLIVYLGLALPVFWFYSVFDTLQEAAKLSSLQDNQLPAEQPKTAVLTLQGVLVIALGLVLLALVRAPTVLSPWLDTAGVYTPGIGLAAIAVLIGIQRGRTMFKMGRLTAAVIIMAVGGLLLWDEIKGRNDIELLGQWWPAAFVLLGLEVVIFGLVYRASSKRLSFDIAGSLLAVVIAVVAYGVTQYSAMPFRWLDEWKVNIAGMAGYGEEKGFKYEKEAIAIPVQPDLASIVIDNPNGKVTLKKGDVGEIEIETVLWVDSGDQEEADKVAAHSSIEVDNGDKLTIKAKGEPYGTNGNRKPRMNMLITVPADSHLVRLSTDVPQKSEGNDGETLGGSASSDNIAGGVPGMSSNAGSNEESSTAADIAAGSPGSETSQLPDESPVTPEDGEQSGASSDADVISTELMIQVTNGTVDVADLNLPGGLQVKVTNGEIAIRDISGPVGVETKNGSITASDISGDVRLETYNGIVKAARIQGKLQGSTLSGGIEAEQITGAAELETKNGEIIIREASSGIKADTLNGDIEISSAVVGGNWDIDSSIGEIRLYIPEDGSYTVNGSVTFGNVATDLPLSASKKTISGEIGSGDYRINIDANSSITVNRYSP; from the coding sequence TTGAGCGCGAATAAACGGGCAACCCGGAGCTGGGCGCGCCTGCTTTCATTTCTTATTCCAGGCGCAGGGCATTTGGCCTTGGGGCAGCATATGAAGGGGCTGCTTCTGCTTGCGGCGACGCTTACCGATCTCGTGGCGATGGTCCGGTTCGCGGATGAAGGAGGAGGGAAGTACGCTCTTCTAATCGTCTATTTGGGCCTGGCTCTCCCGGTATTTTGGTTCTACAGTGTGTTTGATACGCTGCAAGAGGCGGCGAAGCTAAGCTCGCTCCAAGATAACCAGCTTCCCGCAGAACAACCGAAGACAGCCGTTCTTACGCTTCAAGGCGTTCTGGTCATTGCCTTGGGTCTGGTGCTGCTCGCTCTTGTGAGGGCGCCTACTGTGCTGTCGCCGTGGCTGGACACCGCAGGTGTTTACACTCCGGGGATCGGGTTGGCTGCGATTGCGGTTTTGATAGGGATACAGAGGGGGAGAACGATGTTCAAAATGGGACGGTTAACTGCAGCTGTCATCATTATGGCCGTCGGAGGCTTGCTGTTATGGGATGAAATTAAAGGACGCAACGATATCGAGCTGCTGGGGCAGTGGTGGCCGGCTGCATTCGTGCTGCTGGGCTTGGAGGTTGTTATTTTTGGCCTTGTCTATCGTGCCAGCAGCAAGCGCCTTTCATTCGACATTGCGGGCAGCTTGCTGGCTGTCGTTATCGCAGTCGTCGCGTACGGGGTCACGCAGTACTCTGCAATGCCGTTCCGTTGGCTGGATGAATGGAAGGTTAATATAGCCGGCATGGCCGGATACGGTGAGGAAAAGGGCTTCAAGTACGAGAAGGAGGCCATTGCGATACCGGTTCAACCCGATTTGGCCTCCATTGTCATCGATAACCCGAATGGGAAAGTAACGCTGAAGAAGGGCGATGTCGGCGAAATCGAAATTGAGACCGTCTTGTGGGTGGATTCGGGGGATCAGGAAGAGGCTGACAAAGTTGCTGCCCATTCATCTATTGAGGTGGATAACGGCGATAAACTTACCATTAAGGCCAAGGGAGAGCCGTACGGTACGAACGGTAACCGCAAGCCGCGCATGAATATGCTCATCACGGTGCCGGCGGATTCCCATCTTGTGCGGCTTTCGACTGATGTGCCGCAGAAGTCTGAGGGGAACGATGGTGAAACTTTAGGGGGGAGCGCCTCGTCTGATAATATAGCGGGCGGCGTTCCTGGAATGTCGTCGAATGCCGGCTCGAATGAGGAATCAAGTACAGCAGCGGATATTGCTGCCGGGTCGCCAGGCTCCGAGACGTCGCAGCTGCCGGATGAATCGCCGGTGACACCGGAAGATGGGGAACAAAGCGGCGCCTCCAGTGACGCAGACGTTATTTCCACGGAATTGATGATACAGGTGACTAACGGTACGGTCGATGTGGCGGACCTCAATTTGCCGGGAGGACTTCAGGTGAAGGTAACGAACGGCGAAATTGCAATTCGGGACATCAGCGGACCGGTCGGTGTAGAGACGAAGAACGGGAGCATCACGGCGTCGGACATCAGTGGGGATGTACGCCTGGAAACTTACAACGGCATCGTGAAAGCGGCGCGGATTCAAGGCAAACTTCAAGGCTCGACGTTAAGCGGCGGCATTGAGGCAGAGCAGATAACCGGTGCGGCCGAGCTCGAGACGAAGAACGGGGAAATCATCATTCGGGAAGCGTCCTCAGGGATCAAAGCTGATACGCTGAACGGCGATATTGAAATCAGCAGCGCCGTTGTCGGAGGGAATTGGGACATTGACAGCTCGATCGGTGAAATTAGGCTGTACATTCCCGAGGACGGGAGCTATACCGTTAATGGTTCTGTTACATTCGGCAATGTAGCGACGGATCTGCCGTTAAGCGCAAGCAAAAAAACGATAAGCGGCGAGATCGGTTCCGGCGATTACCGAATTAATATTGACGCCAACAGCAGCATTACGGTAAATCGTTACAGCCCTTGA
- the perR gene encoding peroxide-responsive transcriptional repressor PerR — protein sequence MGTTVEQALEQLKSTGVRMTPQRHAILSFLMNSMTHPTADEIYKALSPVFPSMSVATIYNNLRLFVDARLVRELTYGDDSSRFDADLSEHYHAICKSCGKIVDFDYPPLTDVEEAASRETGFRVEGHRMEIYGHCGDCAKLPS from the coding sequence ATGGGTACGACCGTAGAGCAAGCATTAGAACAATTGAAAAGCACCGGCGTCCGTATGACCCCGCAGCGTCATGCCATCCTGAGTTTTTTGATGAATTCAATGACCCATCCGACGGCTGATGAAATTTACAAAGCGCTATCGCCAGTATTTCCCAGCATGAGCGTAGCGACCATTTATAATAATTTACGGTTGTTCGTCGATGCAAGGCTCGTTCGGGAACTGACGTACGGCGACGATTCCAGCCGGTTCGATGCTGATCTCTCCGAACATTATCATGCGATCTGCAAATCCTGCGGAAAAATCGTAGACTTCGACTACCCGCCACTTACCGATGTAGAGGAAGCGGCATCACGCGAAACGGGATTCAGAGTAGAAGGTCACCGGATGGAGATTTACGGGCATTGCGGGGATTGCGCGAAGCTTCCTTCATAA